Proteins from a genomic interval of Zingiber officinale cultivar Zhangliang chromosome 2A, Zo_v1.1, whole genome shotgun sequence:
- the LOC122042948 gene encoding F-box protein At5g46170-like encodes MASIGGPVVEEPIRWRGDSMVANGEEAEGIDHFDLLPDCLLLVVFNLIGDVKDLGRCRVVCRRFNALAQLVESVLVRIISDDPSASLAAGSGGDRSRGFISHLARIILGGIVKPLQALGHMLTPSAAVASTQWSRLSHPSSSTSPMLSDVSHHCPSEILKNFRDIRRLRIEFPAGELGLEDGVLLKWKAEFGSTLDSCVILGAASVLSSTSLSPISSNPGSDSSFQDACMNDDNGSMPESFYSNGNLKLRLFWTISSMIAASARHYVLQPIISEHETLETLELTDVDGQGLLTMGQKQLHEFRVKPSSTAGSSQRTLVPALSMRLWYAPYLELSDGVVLKGATLVAVRPSQDWGSEFVGNRDCGGLTSSSEMCWISSAFKEPYRSAVGMLMKRRSYCLEMNSF; translated from the coding sequence ATGGCCTCCATCGGAGGCCCGGTGGTGGAGGAGCCCATTCGCTGGCGTGGGGATTCCATGGTTGCGAATGGGGAGGAAGCGGAGGGGATCGACCACTTCGATCTGCTGCCGGACTGCTTGCTCCTCGTCGTCTTCAACCTGATCGGTGACGTCAAAGATCTGGGAAGGTGCCGCGTCGTTTGCCGACGTTTCAACGCCCTTGCGCAACTGGTAGAGTCCGTACTCGTACGCATCATCTCCGACGACCCCTCCGCTTCCCTCGCTGCGGGTTCCGGTGGGGATAGGTCCCGCGGTTTCATTTCCCACCTAGCACGCATCATCCTTGGTGGCATCGTGAAGCCCTTGCAAGCACTCGGTCATATGCTCACCCCCTCCGCTGCCGTTGCCTCCACCCAATGGTCCAGGCTCTCGCATCCTTCCTCCTCCACCTCTCCGATGTTGTCAGATGTTTCCCACCACTGTCCCTCCGAAATACTGAAGAACTTTCGGGATATTCGCCGCCTCCGGATTGAGTTTCCAGCTGGCGAGCTTGGCCTCGAAGACGGTGTCCTCTTGAAGTGGAAGGCCGAGTTTGGGTCGACCCTCGACAGCTGTGTCATCCTCGGTGCTGCCTCTGTTCTCTCCTCTACTTCTCTGTCGCCTATATCCTCGAACCCCGGCTCTGACTCTAGCTTCCAGGATGCTTGTATGAATGATGACAACGGTAGCATGCCAGAATCATTTTACAGCAACGGGAACTTGAAGCTTAGACTGTTTTGGACGATCAGCTCTATGATTGCTGCCTCAGCGAGGCATTACGTCCTCCAGCCAATTATCAGTGAGCATGAGACTCTTGAGACCTTGGAGCTCACAGACGTTGATGGGCAAGGGTTGCTGACGATGGGACAGAAACAGTTGCACGAGTTCAGGGTGAAACCATCTTCTACAGCTGGGAGCTCACAACGGACCCTGGTGCCAGCCCTCAGTATGCGACTATGGTACGCACCCTACCTTGAGCTAAGTGACGGTGTAGTTCTCAAAGGGGCAACCTTGGTGGCTGTTCGGCCAAGCCAAGATTGGGGAAGTGAGTTTGTTGGTAACAGGGATTGTGGTGGTCTCACAAGTTCATCAGAAATGTGCTGGATTTCCAGTGCTTTCAAAGAGCCATATAGATCGGCTGTAGGAATGCTTATGAAGAGGAGGAGTTACTGTCTCGAGATGAATTCGTTCTGA